The following are encoded in a window of Narcine bancroftii isolate sNarBan1 chromosome 2, sNarBan1.hap1, whole genome shotgun sequence genomic DNA:
- the LOC138754741 gene encoding histone H1-like — protein MPMGRIRPMFQPRKQGGRSLRGAKGDLMWSRKGWQGLAAPRTAARARRGGWREQGGRRERAGARSFLRSQLGFGPGESTNPGWVTLPRPRRHYNRGRGVAAGIMVAPCSCDERERMAETGAEVTTAAAASPPADEKKKRRPFRHKKLGGGMAEQIMKAVALTKERRGLSVAAMKKILTASGYNLERRNSRVNRAVRTLVSRGSLVQTAGCGASGSVRLGGGPLVEPAVRRRRARRLTAPRKRRRTKGRSRRKKAGTSRKAARRWQGSRARRAAGRRRPVKGVEEETKAASDSEKPANLEQQGTAELDKG, from the coding sequence ATGCCCATGGGTCGAATTCGTCCAATGTTCCAACCGCGTAAACAGGGCGGGCGTTCCCTTCGGGGCGCCAAGGGCGACCTAATGTGGAGCCGGAAAGGCTGGCAGGGCTTGGCTGCGCCCCGAACCGCCGCTCGGGCGAGGCGTGGCGGCTGGCGGGAACAGGGCGGCAGGCGGGAACGGGCGGGCGCTCGCTCTTTCCTGCGCTCCCAGCTCGGTTTTGGGCCAGGAGAAAGCACAAACCCGGGTTGGGTGACTCTACCACGTCCGCGCCGCCACTATAACCGCGGCCGCGGCGTCGCCGCCGGCATCATGGTGGCCCCCTGTAGTTGCGACGAGCGGGAGCGGATGGCAGAGACGGGCGCGGAGGTAACGACGGCGGCGGCCGCTTCCCCGCCGGCGGACGAGAAGAAGAAACGGCGGCCGTTTCGCCACAAGAAGCTGGGTGGAGGTATGGCCGAGCAGATCATGAAGGCGGTGGCCTTGACCAAAGAGCGACGGGGTCTGTCGGTGGCTGCCATGAAGAAGATCCTGACGGCCAGCGGTTACAACCTGGAGCGCCGCAACTCGCGCGTCAACCGCGCCGTGCGCACCCTGGTGAGCCGCGGCTCACTGGTGCAGACGGCCGGCTGCGGCGCCTCGGGCTCGGTCAGGCTCGGCGGCGGCCCCCTGGTGGAGCCGGCCGTGCGCCGGCGGCGAGCCCGGCGGCTGACGGCTccgaggaagaggaggaggacgaAGGGGCGCAGCCGGCGGAAGAAGGCGGGCACCTCGAGGAAGGCGGCCAGGCGCTGGCAAGGCAGCCGGGCGCGGCGAGCCGCGGGCCGGCGCCGCCCCGTGAAAGGTGTCGAGGAGGAGACGAAGGCGGCCTCGGACAGCGAGAAGCCGGCAAACTTGGAGCAGCAGGGAACTGCCGAGCTCGACAAGGGCTAA